Proteins co-encoded in one Xiphophorus couchianus chromosome 3, X_couchianus-1.0, whole genome shotgun sequence genomic window:
- the LOC114141954 gene encoding E3 ubiquitin-protein ligase rnf146-like — MASCGEVDHSVSSLPSSKKGSGGGGGGSGSGAESSCSDSNGSSPALSVPECAICLQSCVHPVQLPCHHVFCFLCVKGASWQSKRCALCRQEVPDDFLERPTLLSPEELKASAGGRSGAASDHAWYYEGRNGWWQYDERTSRELEDAFSKGKKTAEMLIAGFLYVADLENMVQYRRNEHGRRRKMKRDVIDIPKKGVAGLRLDTDAVAGALSSAGRENSADGADTTTAGAPPQAAGVPAATPAPSAAARPPMSLGDQPGPGTSPSVEDSLSQLQISPRSAPPHDRLEGGEGEGQDDDQEETSPSRSSDPHTSVEESASGDWSDDEEEEEEERGDGDHAEPWEDWPRRRRPPPEDRAPPRAASASPPPSSHSSGRSRMPDGQCTVTEV; from the coding sequence ATGGCTAGCTGTGGCGAGGTCGACCACTCCGTGAGCTCGCTCCCATCCAGTAAGAAGGGCAGTGGCGGTGGAGGTGGCGGCAGCGGGAGCGGCGCCGAATCGTCCTGCTCTGACTCCAACGGCTCGTCCCCCGCCCTGTCCGTGCCGGAGTGCGCCATCTGTCTGCAGAGCTGTGTCCACCCCGTCCAGCTGCCGTGCCATCACGTCTTCTGCTTCCTGTGTGTCAAGGGCGCTTCCTGGCAGAGCAAGCGCTGTGCCCTCTGCAGGCAGGAAGTGCCAGACGACTTCCTAGAAAGGCCCACGCTCCTCTCTCCGGAGGAGTTGAAGGCGTCGGCGGGCGGCCGCAGCGGGGCGGCGAGCGACCACGCCTGGTACTACGAGGGCCGCAACGGCTGGTGGCAGTACGACGAGAGGACGAGCCGGGAGCTGGAGGACGCCTTCTCCAAGGGGAAGAAGACGGCCGAGATGCTGATTGCTGGCTTCCTGTACGTCGCCGACCTGGAGAACATGGTGCAGTACCGGCGCAACGAGCACGGCCGCCGGCGCAAGATGAAAAGAGACGTTATTGATATTCCCAAGAAGGGCGTGGCCGGGCTGCGGTTGGACACCGATGCTGTCGCCGGGGCGCTGAGCTCGGCAGGTCGGGAGAACTCTGCAGATGGCGCCGACACCACGACAGCAGGCGCTCCGCCGCAGGCCGCTGGTGTCCCCGCCGCCACTCCGGCCCCCTCCGCTGCCGCCCGGCCCCCCATGTCTCTCGGGGACCAGCCAGGGCCCGGTACCAGCCCCTCGGTGGAGGACTCTCTCTCCCAGCTGCAGATCAGCCCCAGGTCGGCCCCGCCTCACGACCGGTTAGAGGGTGGGGAGGGGGAGGGGCAGGATGATGACCAGGAAGAGACGTCCCCCTCCAGGTCCTCAGACCCTCACACCTCCGTGGAGGAGTCCGCCTCCGGAGACTGGAGCGacgacgaagaggaggaggaagaagagcgGGGAGACGGCGACCACGCGGAGCCTTGGGAGGACTGGCCGCGCAGACGGAGACCGCCCCCAGAGGACAGGGCACCACCCCGCGCCGCGTCGGCCTCTCCCCCTCCGTCCTCCCACAGCAGCGGGAGGTCCAGGATGCCAGACGGCCAGTGTACAGTGACTGAGGTGTGA
- the mdh2 gene encoding malate dehydrogenase, mitochondrial: protein MFSRAVRPTVGLARSLSTSSQNHAKVAVLGASGGIGQPLSLLLKNSPLVSQLSLFDIAHTPGVAADLSHIETRAQVSGYIGPDQLGAALKGCEVVVIPAGVPRKPGMTRDDLFNTNATIVANLADACARHCPEAMICIIANPVNSTIPITSEVMKKHGVYNPNRVFGVTTLDIVRANTFVAELKGLDPARVNVPVIGGHAGKTIIPLISQCTPKVEFPSDQLTALTERIQEAGTEVVKAKAGAGSATLSMAYAGARFTFSVLDAMNGKEGVVECAFVRSEETECKYFSTPLLLGKNGIEKNLGLGKLSAFEEKLVADAMGELKASIKKGEDFVAKMK from the coding sequence ATGTTTTCCCGTGCAGTGAGACCCACCGTCGGCCTGGCTCGGAGCCTGTCCACCTCCTCGCAGAACCACGCCAAGGTGGCGGTGCTGGGCGCTTCTGGCGGCATAGGCCAGCCGCTCTCCCTGCTGCTGAAGAACAGCCCCTTGGTGAGCCAGCTCTCCCTCTTCGATATCGCCCACACGCCCGGGGTGGCCGCTGACCTCAGCCACATCGAGACCAGGGCCCAGGTGAGCGGCTACATAGGCCCCGACCAGCTGGGCGCCGCTCTGAAGGGCTGCGAAGTGGTGGTTATCCCCGCCGGCGTGCCGAGGAAACCCGGTATGACCCGGGACGACCTGTTCAACACCAACGCCACCATCGTAGCTAACCTAGCGGACGCTTGCGCACGCCACTGCCCCGAGGCCATGATCTGCATCATTGCCAACCCCGTGAACTCCACCATACCCATTACGTCGGAGGTGATGAAGAAGCACGGAGTGTATAACCCCAACAGGGTGTTCGGGGTCACCACCTTGGACATTGTCAGAGCCAACACGTTTGTGGCGGAGCTCAAAGGCTTGGACCCGGCTCGGGTCAACGTCCCGGTGATTGGCGGTCACGCTGGGAAGACCATTATCCCTCTGATCTCCCAGTGCACTCCTAAGGTCGAGTTTCCTTCCGACCAGCTCACCGCCCTGACCGAGAGGATCCAGGAGGCCGGTACGGAGGTGGTGAAAGCCAAGGCGGGGGCGGGGTCCGCCACCCTGTCCATGGCGTACGCAGGTGCCCGCTTCACCTTTTCTGTCCTGGACGCCATGAACGGGAAGGAGGGTGTGGTCGAGTGCGCCTTCGTCAGGTCCGAGGAGACGGAGTGCAAGTACTTCTCCACGCCGCTGCTGCTCGGCAAGAATGGCATCGAGAAGAACCTGGGGCTGGGCAAGCTGTCTGCGTTTGAGGAGAAGCTGGTGGCCGACGCCATGGGGGAGCTGAAGGCTTCAATCAAGAAGGGCGAGGACTTTGTGGCCAAGATGAAGTAA